From one Mesomycoplasma ovipneumoniae genomic stretch:
- a CDS encoding IS1634 family transposase, producing the protein MKKQNLILFNVWGSSKDKPYKYVGWAQGYGKGPKRWFSLGNERNLEKINPNAVQIIKEKLKLFSNLDDKDKVKTVLLDSIKNSTIIEGSVFVGGELIEKFIEKHNIFESLPKSRHKNMKEIFNYLISKRITDPGSIINAFDKKDDYSNQINTSKNSFYKLLDLVFESQNQLLDSLNKMVISELGERGNEFYFDSSTIYFETFERKDAKFKEDQIVIALACDKNGIPFHIKVFKGNTADSSTLIPFVLDVESKYNIKNMTIIADRGMSTAANIRFLESRNYNFIISYRAKIGTQKFKNYLLDPSDYVDVNADLKYKKEEFYSSYKNKRYTENIRRRIITYSTKRAIKDSKAREEQTQSFIKKRNKDGFIVVNKLFGRKPKYFKQISNMKFELDQSKFDKDKQFDGYYVYETNILNLNVLDIVEKYQKQPNIEANFRSLKGLLNIRPVFLRIDEHILAHTLLCFISLVILKTIIFKINKHISDNKLFENNQLTEIGLVTMLQKLRQRVEFNTLDQQMIFKNREGVPSDLNIWNRYDFYFDILINH; encoded by the coding sequence ATGAAAAAGCAAAATTTGATTTTATTTAATGTTTGAGGATCTTCAAAAGATAAACCATATAAATATGTTGGCTGAGCACAAGGTTATGGCAAAGGCCCAAAACGTTGATTTAGTTTAGGAAATGAGCGGAATTTGGAAAAAATTAATCCAAATGCTGTTCAAATTATCAAAGAAAAATTGAAATTGTTTTCAAATTTAGATGACAAAGATAAAGTCAAGACTGTTTTACTTGATTCTATCAAAAATTCAACCATAATCGAAGGTTCGGTTTTTGTTGGTGGGGAATTAATTGAAAAATTTATTGAAAAGCACAATATTTTTGAATCACTTCCTAAAAGTAGACATAAAAATATGAAAGAAATTTTTAACTACTTAATTTCAAAGCGGATAACTGATCCTGGCAGCATTATTAATGCTTTTGATAAAAAGGACGACTACTCAAATCAAATAAATACTTCCAAAAATAGCTTTTATAAGCTCTTAGATCTTGTTTTTGAGTCACAAAATCAACTTTTAGATAGTCTTAACAAAATGGTCATAAGTGAACTTGGAGAAAGGGGCAATGAATTTTATTTTGATTCATCAACAATCTATTTTGAGACTTTTGAAAGAAAAGATGCTAAATTCAAAGAAGATCAAATTGTCATTGCCTTAGCGTGTGATAAAAACGGCATTCCTTTTCATATTAAAGTTTTTAAAGGAAATACAGCCGATTCTAGTACATTAATCCCTTTTGTATTAGATGTTGAATCCAAATATAATATCAAAAATATGACAATAATCGCTGATCGTGGCATGTCAACTGCGGCAAATATTCGATTTCTTGAATCAAGAAACTATAATTTCATTATTTCTTATCGTGCAAAGATAGGAACTCAAAAATTCAAAAATTATTTACTAGATCCAAGCGATTATGTTGATGTAAATGCGGATCTTAAGTATAAAAAAGAAGAATTTTATTCATCTTATAAGAATAAAAGGTACACCGAAAATATCAGAAGAAGAATTATTACTTACAGCACAAAAAGAGCGATAAAAGACAGCAAAGCTCGCGAAGAGCAAACCCAAAGTTTTATTAAAAAACGAAATAAAGACGGTTTTATTGTGGTAAACAAATTGTTTGGTAGAAAACCTAAATATTTTAAGCAAATTTCAAACATGAAATTTGAATTAGATCAAAGTAAATTTGATAAAGATAAACAATTTGATGGCTACTATGTTTATGAAACAAATATACTAAATTTGAATGTCTTAGACATAGTTGAAAAATATCAAAAACAGCCAAATATTGAAGCTAATTTTAGAAGTCTAAAAGGTTTATTGAATATTCGGCCTGTATTTTTAAGAATTGACGAGCATATTCTAGCTCACACTCTTTTGTGCTTTATCTCGCTAGTTATTTTAAAAACTATAATCTTTAAAATCAACAAACATATTAGTGATAACAAGTTATTTGAAAACAATCAATTAACTGAAATTGGTTTAGTAACGATGTTGCAAAAATTAAGACAAAGGGTTGAATTTAACACTTTGGATCAGCAAATGATATTTAAAAATCGCGAAGGCGTTCCTAGTGATCTGAATATTTGAAATAGGTATGATTTTTACTTTGATATCTTAATAAATCACTAA
- a CDS encoding chromate transporter — protein sequence MILLISLTILGLAVISLIVFGGGQVFMPVFNWFWLQLGELGLEIDQEKINQIFTVANSTPGVFSIKLAAVTGFLIADFGVLGWFLSFIFLMAFILPAIFLVVIWLKALNRVSQKNGSNFIKKAQIFRPAIIGIILALAFQLFINLVLVNYAFNSNNGYFVTKEVSDFISGWRLWIFILFAIFWSITVFILYLRKVNVFLLIIIGVSLSLISLQPWL from the coding sequence GTGATTTTACTAATTAGTTTAACAATTTTGGGGCTAGCGGTTATTAGTTTAATTGTCTTTGGTGGCGGGCAAGTTTTTATGCCTGTTTTTAATTGGTTTTGATTACAACTTGGAGAGCTAGGTCTTGAAATTGATCAAGAAAAAATTAACCAAATTTTCACTGTCGCAAATTCAACACCAGGTGTTTTTTCAATTAAATTGGCGGCAGTTACTGGATTTTTAATTGCAGATTTTGGAGTTTTAGGTTGATTTCTTTCATTTATTTTTTTAATGGCATTTATATTACCGGCAATTTTTTTAGTTGTAATTTGATTAAAGGCTTTAAATAGAGTTTCACAAAAAAATGGCTCAAATTTTATAAAAAAAGCTCAAATTTTTCGACCAGCAATTATTGGAATCATTTTAGCGCTTGCTTTTCAACTTTTTATCAATTTAGTGCTTGTAAATTATGCTTTTAATTCTAATAATGGATATTTTGTCACAAAAGAAGTAAGTGATTTTATAAGCGGTTGAAGACTTTGAATTTTTATTTTATTTGCAATTTTTTGATCTATAACAGTTTTTATTTTGTATTTACGGAAGGTGAATGTTTTTCTGTTAATTATTATCGGAGTTTCACTTTCACTTATTAGTTTACAACCTTGACTTTAG
- the tig gene encoding trigger factor, with product MITREFLPNSAELKIKLVADPQKWVEYYDKAEKRQVAKVSLRGFRKGKVPLEKARPFLNPQAVFELALRMYLPELEKQAFSNVMDSDNVIESPVFNIVQMDKNTLEIEFLYPVYPEIKLPEYQNLKTKYAVKQVTKDDIEHQKQKLLESKGKFVNVNRPVKMGDIINFDFKGFIDDEPFEGGEAQDFELRIGSNSFISGFEEQLVGLEIEKEADIHVVFPEDYHVPAYASKKARFHVKINRIKESQPAKLTNDFVASLKIPNVETISQLEVYLEDLTKRENVEKARIEFQKNALVEIVDQVEIPLATKLVNAEVSRLNETFNSTLKQQGFTLEEYCRITKFTEQDIHNQLDAEARKLLKNSFIFAEIAKLEGLVPTQQDYDEQIALLSKFTGKSVEELNETIPHSEIQINITNKKVVDKLIEYNSEKAEEKTQEKTETTEKQNEANEEVNKNKDGES from the coding sequence ATGATAACACGTGAATTTTTACCTAATAGTGCCGAACTTAAAATTAAGTTAGTAGCTGATCCGCAAAAATGAGTTGAATATTACGATAAAGCTGAAAAAAGACAAGTTGCAAAAGTTTCATTACGCGGTTTTAGAAAAGGGAAAGTGCCATTAGAAAAAGCCCGCCCATTTTTAAATCCACAGGCAGTTTTCGAATTAGCGCTTAGAATGTACTTACCTGAACTTGAAAAACAAGCTTTTTCTAATGTAATGGATAGCGACAATGTTATTGAATCACCAGTCTTTAATATTGTTCAAATGGACAAAAACACCTTAGAAATCGAGTTTCTCTACCCTGTTTATCCTGAAATTAAGCTTCCTGAATATCAAAATCTTAAGACAAAATACGCTGTAAAACAAGTGACAAAAGATGACATTGAACACCAAAAACAAAAACTTTTAGAATCAAAAGGAAAATTTGTTAATGTAAATCGTCCTGTAAAAATGGGAGATATTATTAATTTTGATTTTAAAGGATTTATTGATGATGAACCTTTTGAAGGTGGAGAAGCACAAGACTTTGAGCTTCGAATCGGTTCAAATAGCTTTATTTCTGGTTTTGAAGAACAACTAGTTGGGTTAGAAATTGAAAAAGAAGCCGATATTCATGTGGTTTTCCCTGAAGATTACCATGTTCCAGCTTATGCAAGTAAAAAGGCAAGATTTCATGTAAAAATCAACAGAATCAAAGAAAGTCAGCCTGCTAAATTGACTAATGATTTTGTTGCTTCATTAAAAATTCCAAATGTTGAAACAATTAGCCAATTGGAAGTTTATCTTGAAGATCTTACAAAACGTGAAAATGTTGAAAAAGCACGAATTGAGTTTCAAAAAAATGCACTTGTCGAAATTGTTGACCAAGTTGAAATTCCACTTGCAACTAAATTAGTTAATGCTGAAGTTAGTCGTTTAAATGAAACTTTTAATTCAACTTTAAAACAACAAGGATTTACTCTTGAGGAATATTGCCGAATTACAAAATTCACTGAGCAAGATATTCATAATCAACTTGATGCTGAAGCAAGAAAATTACTTAAAAATTCCTTTATTTTTGCCGAAATTGCAAAACTTGAGGGATTAGTTCCAACCCAGCAAGATTATGACGAGCAAATTGCCTTGTTGTCAAAATTCACAGGTAAATCTGTCGAAGAATTAAACGAAACAATCCCTCACAGCGAAATTCAAATTAACATAACAAACAAAAAAGTTGTTGACAAGTTAATTGAATATAACAGCGAAAAAGCTGAAGAAAAAACACAAGAAAAAACTGAAACAACAGAGAAACAAAATGAAGCTAATGAAGAAGTAAATAAAAATAAGGATGGTGAATCATAG
- the fusA gene encoding elongation factor G, translating to MSRKFELKDYRNIGIMAHIDAGKTTTTERILFHTGKIHKIGETHDGVSQMDWMEQEKERGITITSAATTAFWKGKRINIIDTPGHVDFTVEVERSLRVLDGAVAVLDAQSGVEPQTETVWRQATTYGVPRVVYVNKMDKAGANFEASIESVRTKLNGNAVAIQLNIGAESDFSGIIDLVEMKAYNYDGQKEEVEYEIPIPSELQDKAALMRLALAEAVADYDENLFNDLLEEKEISVDQLKAAIRKATISGNFFPVVCGSSFKNKGVKKMIDAVIDYLPSPLDVPPVKAFRDDQEITIQADDGEEFSALAFKIMNDPFVGSLTFFRVYSGSLTKGTYIINSTKGKKERVGRILAMHANSREEINEVRTGDIGAFVGLKDTTTGDTLISEKSKTFVLEKMSFPEPVISQSLEPFSKAEVEKLANALQKLANEDPTFKTWTDTETGQTIIAGMGELHLDIIVDRLKREFNVQARVGKPQVSYRETITKSAEVEGKYIKQSGGRGQYGHVWIKFEPNPEEGFDFIDKIVGGKIPKEYIKSIQKGLEEKMQAGILAGYPLINVRATLFDGSFHEVDSSEMAFKIAASKALSRARDAVGTVLLEPIMDVSVFAPAEYAGDVMGDLSRRRGLVREQETRSDGANVIRGHVPLAEMFGYSTQLRSMTSGRGTYQMQFDHYEVVPKNISDVIVKQRAIKSDD from the coding sequence ATGTCACGAAAATTTGAACTAAAAGATTACCGTAATATCGGAATTATGGCCCATATTGATGCCGGAAAAACAACAACAACCGAAAGAATTTTATTCCACACTGGTAAAATTCACAAAATTGGTGAAACTCATGACGGAGTTAGCCAAATGGACTGAATGGAACAAGAAAAAGAGCGTGGAATTACCATAACTTCTGCAGCAACAACTGCTTTTTGAAAAGGTAAAAGAATTAACATAATTGACACCCCAGGACACGTTGATTTTACTGTTGAGGTTGAACGTTCACTACGTGTTCTTGATGGAGCAGTTGCTGTTCTTGATGCCCAATCAGGTGTTGAGCCCCAAACTGAAACTGTTTGAAGACAAGCAACAACTTATGGCGTTCCCCGTGTTGTTTATGTTAATAAAATGGATAAAGCTGGCGCTAATTTTGAGGCTTCAATTGAATCTGTGCGCACTAAATTAAACGGTAATGCCGTGGCAATTCAGTTAAATATTGGTGCTGAGTCTGATTTTAGCGGAATTATTGACCTTGTTGAAATGAAAGCTTATAACTACGATGGTCAAAAAGAAGAAGTTGAATACGAAATTCCAATTCCTAGCGAATTACAAGACAAAGCGGCACTAATGCGCCTTGCACTCGCCGAAGCAGTTGCTGACTATGATGAAAATTTATTTAATGATCTTCTTGAAGAAAAAGAAATTTCAGTTGATCAACTAAAAGCAGCAATTCGTAAAGCAACAATTAGTGGTAATTTTTTCCCGGTTGTTTGTGGTTCATCTTTTAAAAACAAAGGTGTAAAGAAAATGATCGATGCTGTTATTGATTATTTACCTTCGCCACTTGATGTTCCGCCAGTTAAAGCTTTTCGCGATGATCAAGAAATTACAATTCAGGCTGATGACGGTGAAGAATTTTCTGCCTTAGCTTTCAAAATTATGAACGACCCTTTTGTTGGTTCACTAACTTTCTTCCGTGTTTATTCAGGAAGCCTTACAAAAGGAACTTACATAATTAACTCAACTAAAGGTAAAAAAGAACGTGTTGGCCGTATTTTAGCAATGCATGCTAATTCACGTGAAGAAATCAACGAAGTTCGCACTGGTGATATTGGTGCTTTTGTTGGTCTCAAAGACACAACAACAGGTGATACACTAATTTCTGAAAAGTCAAAAACTTTTGTGCTTGAAAAAATGAGTTTTCCCGAACCTGTTATTTCCCAGTCACTTGAACCATTTTCAAAAGCTGAAGTTGAAAAACTAGCTAATGCCCTCCAAAAACTTGCAAACGAAGATCCAACTTTCAAAACTTGAACCGACACTGAAACTGGACAGACAATTATTGCCGGAATGGGAGAATTACACCTTGATATTATTGTTGACCGGCTAAAACGTGAATTTAACGTGCAAGCGCGCGTTGGAAAACCACAAGTTTCTTACCGTGAAACAATTACAAAATCCGCTGAAGTTGAAGGAAAATACATCAAACAATCAGGTGGACGTGGACAATATGGTCATGTTTGAATTAAATTTGAACCTAATCCAGAAGAAGGCTTTGATTTTATTGATAAAATTGTCGGTGGAAAAATTCCAAAAGAGTATATAAAATCAATTCAAAAAGGTCTTGAAGAAAAAATGCAAGCCGGAATTTTGGCCGGATATCCTTTAATTAATGTAAGAGCAACTTTATTTGACGGTTCTTTCCACGAAGTTGACTCTTCAGAAATGGCCTTCAAAATTGCCGCTTCGAAAGCGCTTTCACGTGCTCGTGATGCCGTTGGAACTGTTTTACTTGAGCCAATTATGGACGTTTCTGTTTTTGCCCCTGCTGAATATGCTGGAGACGTTATGGGTGACTTATCACGTCGTCGTGGACTTGTTCGTGAACAAGAAACTAGATCTGATGGAGCAAATGTTATTCGTGGACATGTTCCATTAGCAGAAATGTTTGGATATTCAACCCAATTACGTTCAATGACATCAGGGCGTGGAACTTACCAAATGCAATTTGATCACTATGAAGTTGTTCCAAAAAATATTTCTGATGTAATTGTTAAACAACGGGCAATCAAATCTGACGACTAA
- the rpsG gene encoding 30S ribosomal protein S7, with product MSRKKQAPVRDVLADPVFNSKLITKAINSVMLDGKKTTAQNILYSSFKLVEEKTQKNALEVFEQAVKNVTPLTEVRSRRIGGTNYQVPMEVRLKRQQTLALRWLILFARKRNEKTMVVRLANEIIDAYNKTGGAFKKKEDTHKMAEANRAFAHFKW from the coding sequence ATGTCACGAAAAAAACAAGCCCCAGTGCGCGACGTGCTTGCTGATCCAGTTTTTAACTCAAAACTGATCACAAAAGCAATAAATAGCGTTATGTTAGACGGGAAAAAAACTACTGCCCAAAACATTCTTTATTCATCATTTAAATTAGTTGAAGAAAAAACTCAAAAAAATGCTCTTGAAGTTTTTGAACAAGCTGTGAAAAATGTAACTCCCCTAACCGAAGTTCGTTCACGTCGTATCGGGGGAACAAACTATCAAGTTCCAATGGAAGTTCGTCTAAAACGTCAGCAGACTCTTGCATTGCGTTGATTAATTCTTTTTGCCAGAAAACGTAACGAAAAAACAATGGTTGTTCGTCTTGCAAATGAAATAATTGATGCTTATAATAAAACAGGTGGGGCCTTCAAGAAAAAAGAAGATACTCACAAAATGGCTGAAGCAAACCGTGCTTTTGCACACTTTAAATGGTAG
- the gltX gene encoding glutamate--tRNA ligase produces the protein MKIRTRYAPSPTGFLHIGGSRTALINYLFAKHHGGDFILRIEDTDTQRNIKDGERSQIENLEWLGILPDEKPGTISEYGPYRQSEKIDRYQKLAQELVQKGFAYYAFDNASELEEQKKEQEKQGIFSFRYDRNWLKISEQEKQKRIENNEFVIRFAVDKNKNYCWNDLVRGKICFEGSAISDWVIIKSDGFPTYNFAVVVDDYDMKITHIFRGEEHISNTPKQIALYEAFSFEQPEFGHLTIITDKNGKKLSKRDSSLFQFIEDYKNQGYHSHAVFNFLALLGWTSADSREFFEHEELIKAFDFKRLSKAPSYFDTEKLNWFSKSYISKMETDQILPHLNLETNSEWNRFFVETFQKSAVKYSDFFENLDFFTKPQDLMSQKIINLLDQSNQQPIQLFAQKIDYNDWQFSKIENLIKEIGQTLKIKGKNLLLPLRLATTWAESGPELARAIWLLGPQIIQKRLKKWK, from the coding sequence ATGAAAATTAGAACACGCTATGCCCCTTCGCCAACCGGATTTTTGCACATTGGTGGATCTCGGACTGCGCTTATTAATTATCTTTTTGCAAAACATCACGGTGGTGATTTTATTTTACGAATCGAAGACACTGACACCCAAAGAAATATCAAAGACGGTGAGCGCTCTCAAATTGAAAATTTAGAATGACTTGGAATTTTACCAGACGAAAAACCTGGCACAATTTCAGAATATGGTCCATATCGTCAGTCAGAAAAAATTGACCGCTATCAAAAATTAGCCCAAGAACTGGTTCAAAAAGGCTTTGCCTATTATGCCTTTGACAATGCCAGCGAACTTGAAGAGCAAAAAAAAGAGCAAGAAAAACAAGGTATTTTTAGTTTTCGCTATGACAGAAACTGACTTAAAATTTCTGAACAAGAGAAGCAAAAACGTATAGAAAATAACGAGTTTGTTATCAGATTTGCCGTTGATAAAAACAAAAATTATTGCTGAAATGATTTAGTTCGAGGAAAAATTTGCTTTGAAGGTTCGGCTATTAGTGATTGAGTTATTATAAAATCTGACGGGTTTCCAACATATAATTTTGCTGTTGTTGTTGATGATTATGATATGAAAATCACTCATATTTTCCGCGGAGAAGAGCATATTTCCAACACTCCAAAACAAATTGCGCTTTATGAGGCCTTTTCATTTGAACAACCAGAATTTGGTCACCTTACAATAATTACTGATAAAAATGGTAAAAAACTGTCAAAAAGAGACTCATCACTTTTCCAATTTATTGAGGACTATAAAAATCAAGGTTATCATAGTCATGCTGTTTTTAATTTTTTAGCACTTTTAGGTTGAACTAGCGCTGATTCTCGCGAATTTTTTGAGCACGAAGAATTAATCAAAGCATTTGATTTTAAGAGACTTTCAAAAGCACCTTCATATTTTGACACAGAAAAATTAAACTGGTTTTCAAAATCTTACATTTCAAAAATGGAAACAGACCAAATTTTACCGCATTTAAATCTTGAAACAAACTCTGAATGAAATCGCTTTTTTGTTGAAACATTTCAAAAAAGTGCTGTAAAATACAGCGACTTTTTTGAAAATCTAGATTTTTTCACAAAACCTCAAGACTTAATGAGTCAAAAAATAATCAATTTACTGGACCAATCAAATCAGCAACCAATTCAACTTTTTGCACAAAAAATTGACTATAATGACTGACAATTTTCAAAAATTGAAAATTTAATTAAGGAAATTGGCCAAACCTTAAAAATAAAAGGTAAAAATTTATTGTTGCCTTTACGACTGGCAACAACATGAGCTGAATCTGGCCCTGAATTAGCAAGGGCAATTTGACTTTTAGGTCCGCAAATAATTCAAAAAAGGCTTAAAAAATGAAAGTAA
- a CDS encoding Hsp33 family molecular chaperone HslO, with protein sequence MSSYSKIYLHKHILIVVSEMTEIVNKAINIHKLSNISSLILASFINVFGPLPALIKEKTAGFSVKINSETVESLVLETNKKGQIRASFSANDFEIPAHVFKNYNTNLLVSSYIGTSGFLKINQFTKKTNYSGQVKLQKGDFISDLAYYFHQSQQINSVVKNLIELDENSKITKAQSLIIQLLPNHFEEELQEVEGWLENEKMTDFMSFFSSFNQVDFQNWDYICNCKKANFEANLKLLSQEDVDFLIEKYKKIEFKCNFCSISKKFNKKDWLMANKPFSIATVESLTGGALAAEIVKKPGASKFFAGGVVCYQNEIKEKIGIDTKNGVTNAETALKMAKYGLDFFQTKYAIALTGNAGPTVQDGKLGQVFIAINDEVWELNFTGSRSEIIQASLDFAIEKIKEISKNSIKIF encoded by the coding sequence ATGTCATCATATTCGAAAATTTATTTGCACAAACATATTCTAATAGTTGTCTCAGAAATGACTGAAATTGTTAATAAAGCGATTAATATTCACAAGTTAAGCAATATTAGTTCGCTTATTTTAGCAAGTTTTATTAATGTTTTTGGTCCACTTCCAGCTTTGATTAAAGAAAAAACAGCTGGATTTTCTGTTAAAATTAATTCTGAAACTGTTGAATCTTTAGTTCTTGAAACAAATAAGAAAGGCCAAATTCGAGCTAGTTTTTCAGCTAATGATTTTGAAATTCCGGCTCATGTTTTCAAAAATTACAACACAAACCTACTTGTAAGTTCATATATTGGAACTTCTGGTTTTTTGAAAATTAACCAATTTACAAAAAAAACTAATTATTCAGGTCAAGTTAAGCTTCAGAAAGGTGATTTTATAAGTGATTTAGCGTATTATTTTCACCAATCTCAGCAAATTAATTCAGTAGTAAAAAATTTAATTGAACTTGATGAAAATTCAAAAATAACAAAAGCCCAATCCTTAATTATTCAACTTTTGCCTAATCATTTTGAAGAAGAACTACAAGAGGTAGAAGGCTGACTAGAAAATGAAAAAATGACGGATTTCATGAGCTTTTTTTCAAGTTTTAATCAGGTTGACTTCCAAAATTGGGATTATATTTGTAACTGTAAAAAAGCAAATTTTGAAGCAAATTTGAAACTTTTAAGCCAAGAAGATGTTGATTTTTTAATTGAAAAATATAAAAAAATTGAATTTAAATGCAATTTTTGCTCAATTAGCAAAAAATTTAATAAAAAGGACTGATTAATGGCCAATAAACCATTTAGCATTGCCACAGTTGAATCCTTAACTGGAGGCGCACTTGCTGCTGAAATTGTAAAAAAGCCCGGTGCAAGTAAATTTTTTGCCGGCGGAGTTGTTTGTTATCAAAATGAAATTAAGGAAAAAATTGGTATTGACACAAAAAATGGTGTAACTAATGCCGAAACAGCCCTAAAAATGGCTAAATACGGTCTTGATTTTTTTCAAACTAAATATGCAATAGCTTTAACCGGAAATGCTGGTCCTACAGTTCAAGATGGCAAGCTCGGACAAGTATTTATTGCCATTAATGATGAAGTCTGAGAATTAAATTTTACCGGAAGTAGATCTGAAATTATACAAGCAAGTTTAGATTTTGCCATTGAAAAAATAAAAGAAATTTCAAAAAACAGCATAAAAATTTTTTAA
- a CDS encoding chromate transporter — protein sequence MRDFLTLLWFVVKISLISFGGGNSLMPIIFSQAVVKKGWISKSDFDQGLILTNLLPGPSSLQMMALVCIKKLGAFWGVIATVLGIFPHILLFFTLFILVKNLPSRYLVTFNLAIFSTIIGILLGFCYIYWKKDKNSMNKLVYYTVLLLSFAYSLFVPSPYNLAIVPILVIIFIYSVLFLFKKWKKKRDFTN from the coding sequence ATGAGAGATTTTTTAACACTTTTATGGTTTGTGGTAAAAATTTCTTTAATTTCTTTTGGCGGAGGAAATTCTTTAATGCCTATTATTTTTAGTCAGGCAGTTGTCAAAAAAGGATGAATTTCAAAAAGTGATTTTGATCAAGGTTTAATTTTGACCAATTTGCTCCCCGGACCTTCATCACTTCAAATGATGGCATTAGTTTGTATTAAAAAATTAGGCGCTTTTTGGGGTGTTATAGCAACAGTTTTGGGAATTTTCCCGCATATTTTATTATTTTTTACTTTATTTATTTTAGTAAAAAATTTACCTTCAAGATATTTAGTCACTTTTAACCTAGCAATTTTTTCAACAATTATCGGAATTTTACTTGGATTTTGTTATATTTATTGAAAAAAAGACAAAAATTCAATGAATAAATTAGTTTATTACACCGTTTTACTATTAAGTTTTGCATATTCTTTGTTTGTTCCAAGCCCGTATAATTTAGCGATTGTCCCAATTTTAGTAATTATCTTTATATATTCAGTTTTATTTTTGTTTAAAAAATGAAAGAAAAAACGTGATTTTACTAATTAG
- a CDS encoding MAGa7180 family putative nuclease, with protein sequence MYTNRKFYNKKEYFIDHEKRVLILNPAFHEKLLNKKFGFNTGFKKIGGTLIGEVLGLDSFSSPFRAFVKISKLDMPILDTKYIDAGVAIEPLVIKAISEKLNLEIETFPPEKYNYDYFSNDPIIGGIPDGFIKKTNIIIEIKTTGLKNFERWGKKGENLPQKYIKQAQLYAFLKNAEKYAIVATFLEEDDYENPKEFPIKKRHIKSYSFDVNKSQVMDDIQKIKKWYNFYTKLGISPSFDPIVDAQILEYLSCENEQEWKQLWEKWTNSISKLDKKI encoded by the coding sequence ATGTATACAAATCGTAAATTTTATAATAAAAAAGAATATTTTATTGACCATGAAAAACGGGTTTTAATTCTTAATCCTGCTTTTCATGAAAAATTACTTAACAAAAAGTTCGGTTTTAATACCGGTTTTAAAAAAATTGGTGGAACTTTAATTGGGGAAGTGCTCGGACTTGATAGTTTTAGCTCCCCTTTTCGAGCTTTTGTCAAAATTTCAAAATTGGATATGCCAATTTTAGACACTAAATATATTGATGCCGGAGTTGCAATTGAACCTCTTGTCATCAAAGCCATTTCTGAAAAATTAAACCTAGAAATTGAAACTTTTCCTCCCGAAAAATATAATTATGATTATTTTAGTAATGATCCAATTATTGGCGGAATTCCTGATGGTTTTATCAAAAAAACTAATATAATAATCGAAATTAAAACAACCGGTCTGAAAAATTTTGAAAGGTGAGGCAAAAAAGGGGAAAATTTACCGCAAAAATACATAAAACAAGCCCAATTATATGCATTTTTAAAAAATGCTGAAAAATATGCGATTGTAGCAACATTTTTAGAGGAAGATGACTACGAAAATCCCAAAGAATTTCCTATAAAAAAAAGACATATAAAATCTTATTCTTTTGATGTTAATAAATCTCAAGTTATGGATGATATACAAAAAATTAAAAAATGGTATAATTTTTATACAAAGTTAGGTATTTCGCCTAGTTTTGACCCTATAGTTGATGCTCAAATTCTTGAGTATTTAAGTTGTGAAAATGAACAAGAGTGAAAACAACTTTGAGAAAAATGAACAAATTCAATATCTAAACTAGACAAAAAAATATAA
- a CDS encoding tRNA (cytidine(34)-2'-O)-methyltransferase, with protein MINIVLFQPEIGPNTGNIIRSCFVLNMKLHIIKPIAFDLDPKHLKRPAAGILLSEIQHEIHSDWQNFEKKYSTKNLYFITRYGQKVYSQIDFKTEFNNNNSEIFLIFGRESTGIPIEILKSNKEKCLRIPMSPHARSLNLANSVVIVAYEIYRQLDFSGLSCFEVQKGKNYLD; from the coding sequence ATGATTAACATTGTGCTATTTCAGCCCGAAATAGGCCCAAATACAGGCAATATTATCCGTTCTTGCTTTGTTTTAAATATGAAATTGCATATAATAAAGCCTATTGCATTTGATCTAGATCCAAAACACTTAAAACGGCCGGCTGCTGGAATTCTTTTGTCAGAAATTCAACATGAAATTCACAGTGACTGGCAAAATTTTGAAAAAAAATATAGCACAAAAAATCTTTATTTTATAACCCGTTATGGCCAAAAAGTTTATTCGCAAATAGATTTTAAAACCGAATTTAACAATAATAATAGCGAGATTTTCCTCATTTTTGGCAGGGAATCAACCGGAATTCCAATTGAAATTCTAAAATCAAACAAGGAAAAATGCTTGCGAATTCCAATGTCACCTCATGCTAGATCGCTTAACTTGGCAAATTCTGTTGTTATTGTGGCATACGAAATTTATCGCCAACTTGATTTTAGCGGACTGTCTTGTTTTGAGGTTCAAAAAGGTAAAAATTATCTTGACTAA